GACTTCTCCTTCGAGTGCATCGGCAATGTGCAACTGATGCGCGCGGCACTGGAATGCTGCCACAAGGGCTGGGGCGAGTCGGTGATCATCGGCGTCGCCGGTGCCGGCCAGGAAATCGCCACGCGCCCGTTCCAGTTGGTGACCGGCCGCGTCTGGCGCGGTTCGGCGTTCGGTGGGGTGCGTGGCCGCAGCGAGCTGCCGAGCTATGTTGAAATGTCCGAGAAGGGCGAGATTCCGCTGGATACCTTCATCACCCACACCATGGGCCTGGAAGACATCAATAAAGCCTTCGACCTGATGCACGAAGGCAAGAGCATCCGTAGCGTGATCCACTTCTGAGGTCCGTCATGAGCCTGGATAACATTTCCTGTCAGAAGAGCTTCGGCGGCTGGCACAAGCGTTACCGGCATCACGCCAAGGTGCTGGGCTGCGACATGGTGTTCGCCGTCTACCTGCCGCCGCAGGCCGAGCTGGGCGAGAAGCTGCCGGTGCTGTACTGGCTGAGCGGTCTCACCTGTACCGATGAGAACTTCATGCAGAAGGCCGGCGCCCAGCGCCTGGCTGCCGAGCTGGGCCTGATCATCGTCGCCCCCGACACCAGCCCGCGTGGCGAGCAGGTGCCGGGCGACCCGGACGGTGCCTGGGATTTCGGTCTTGGTGCCGGCTTCTACCTCAATGCCACCCAGCAGCCGTGGGCGCAGCATTACCGCATGCACGACTATGTGGTGCAGGAGCTGCCAGCGCTGATCGAGGCGCACTTCCCGGCGTCCGGCCAGCGCAGCATCAGCGGCCACTCCATGGGTGGGCATGGCGCACTGGTGTGCGCCTTGCGCAACCCGGGACGCTACCGCTCGGTGTCGGCGTTCTCGCCGATCAGCAACCCCGTGGACTGCCCCTGGGGCGAGAAGGCCTTCAGCCGTTACCTGGGTGAAGACCGTGCTCGTTGGCGCGAGTGGGATGCCAGCGTGCTGCTGGCCGAGACACCGGCAGGCGAGTGCCCACCGTTGCTGGTGGACCAAGGTGACCGTGATGACTTCCTCGAGAAGCAGCTCAAGCCTGAAGCATTGGAGCAGGCGGCACGCAAAGGCGGGCATGAACTGACCTTGCGTTTGCAGCCTGGCTACGATCACAGCTACTACTTCATCGCCAGCTTCATCGACGAGCACCTGCGCCATCATGCAATGGCATTAGGCCGGCTGTAACACCCCAACCGGTGTGGGGGCCGGCTCGCCGGCGAAGGGGCTGCGAAGCAGCCCCATTACCGCATAAAGCAGGTAGAATCACGCCCTGACTCAATCAGGGCGTTTTTCTATGCGTATTGGCCACGGCTACGATGTGCACCGTTTCTGCGACGGTGATTTCATTACCCTGGGTGGGGTGCGTATCCCTCACAAATACGGCCTCCTGGCCCATTCCGACGGCGACGTGCTGTTGCACGCCCTGAGCGATGCCTTGCTTGGCGCTGCGGCGCTGGGTGATATCGGCAAGCATTTCCCCGACACCGATCCGCAGTTCAAGGGCGCCGACAGCCGCGCACTGCTGCGTCACGTGGTCGCAATCGTCAAGGCCAAGGGCTGGCAGGTCGGCAACGTCGACGCCACCATCGTCGCCCAGGCGCCGAAGATGGCCCCGCATATCGAAACCATGCGAGAAATGATCGCCGAAGACCTGCAAGTCGAACTGGA
The Pseudomonas sp. KU43P genome window above contains:
- the fghA gene encoding S-formylglutathione hydrolase, with protein sequence MSLDNISCQKSFGGWHKRYRHHAKVLGCDMVFAVYLPPQAELGEKLPVLYWLSGLTCTDENFMQKAGAQRLAAELGLIIVAPDTSPRGEQVPGDPDGAWDFGLGAGFYLNATQQPWAQHYRMHDYVVQELPALIEAHFPASGQRSISGHSMGGHGALVCALRNPGRYRSVSAFSPISNPVDCPWGEKAFSRYLGEDRARWREWDASVLLAETPAGECPPLLVDQGDRDDFLEKQLKPEALEQAARKGGHELTLRLQPGYDHSYYFIASFIDEHLRHHAMALGRL
- the ispF gene encoding 2-C-methyl-D-erythritol 2,4-cyclodiphosphate synthase, whose translation is MRIGHGYDVHRFCDGDFITLGGVRIPHKYGLLAHSDGDVLLHALSDALLGAAALGDIGKHFPDTDPQFKGADSRALLRHVVAIVKAKGWQVGNVDATIVAQAPKMAPHIETMREMIAEDLQVELDQVNVKATTTEKLGFTGREEGIAVHSVALLLPA